The genomic stretch CTTCCACACTGGTTTCATAATCGTTTTTATGCAGGTTGCGGAAATATCCGATGGAATATTGATTTCCGATTTGTGGTTTAACGCGATCGGTACTTGGCACCCATACATCGGTTGGTAATGAAACCGCCGAGAGTGATGCAAGGTGAATGTATTGCAGATTGCGCGTATAGGCTGCTTTCAGTGATGAAACTTTATTGAGTGTGTAACGCAAAGAAGCACGCGGTTCGGGTCCGTGATACAGTGCAACGGATTCTCCTCTGTTGTAGGTGATGGTATCACTCGTGGTGCCCAGGGTGGGATCTTTTACGTAACGGGTGAATGGACCTACCTGATTGAAGAGCGAGTAGCGGAGTCCGACCGACATGCGCAGTTCTTCGGTGATATCGAAATCGTCGTTGAAGTACAAAGCGCTTTCATGAGCGAAAAGTTTTACGCGTCCCCCCGTATCGAATACCAAATCTCCCTGCTTAGCGGTTGCTGAACTGGGCACGAAGGTGTGAAAGGTGTAAAATGCACCGAATTTAATGGAGTGACGCGGGTTGGGTTGGTAGAAGAAATCGAGTTTGCCGTTCCAGTCGGTAATTCCACTGAACAATGCGAATTCGAAATCATCCTGCGCGGCGGCGAATTCGAATTGGTATTGCGAATACACGGCCGAAAAATTCATGAAGAGTTTATTGTTGAAGAGGTGATTCCATCGCACGGTGGCGGTTGAATTTCCCCAGGGAATTTTTACGTTAAAGCCGGCTTTTTTATTGGAGTAATTAAAGACATCGCGACCAAAATATCCGCTGAGGAACAAACGATCTTTATCGTTGAAACGATAATTCATTTTCATGTTGAGATCGTAGAAATAATATCCTGTTCCGTTAAAGGGCGATGTTTCTTTGATGAAGGGTTTCATCAATACATCGATATAGGTTCTACGAGCGGAAATGATGAAGGAAGAGGTATCTTTTTTTATGGGACCCTGTAGCGTGAGACGTGAAGAAATTAATCCGATACCGCCGTCCACCTCAAACTTTTTACTGTTTCCTTCTTTCATGTTTACATCCACCACCGAAGCTAATCGTCCCCCATAATTCGCCGGCATGCTTCCTTTATACAGCTCCACATTTTTAACGGCATCGGCATTAAAGACCGAAAAGAATCCGAAGAGATGCGAAGCATTGTACACCACCGCTTCATCAAGAAGAATCAGATTTTGATCGGGTCCTCCCCCACGCACGTAAAAACCGGAATTCCCTTCGCCGGCCGATTGTACACCGGGTAAAAGCTGAATGGTTTTGAGCACATCCACTTCCCCCATGAAAGCAGGGAGCGTTTTAATTTTTTCCACCTCAATACCCATTCGTCCCATATCGGTGCTCTTGGTATTTTCATCACTGCCCCGGGCAGTGACCTCCACTTCGTCGATAGTAGTAGAAGCCGGTTGCAATTCGAGATTGAGTTTGGTATCGGCATTGAGACTTATCGATTTTTCCTGATCGTCGAAACCGATGAATGAAAATTTGAGGGTATAATTCCCTTTGGGAAGCGTGATGGAATAAAATCCGTAAGCGTTGGTAGTGGTGCCCTTTGCCAGTTCTTTTACATACACATTGGCAGCCATCATGTATTCGCCGGTGGAAGCATCTTTTACATAACCCGACAAGGTAAATTTCTCCTGTGCGGCTACATCACCCGGTGATAAAAGGGCGATGAGGGGGATGATGCATGTAAAAATGAGCGTTCTCATTGTGCTTTTGGTGGACTTAAATGCCAAAACGCGATTGGCGCGATAAAAGTATAACGCTTTTTTCAATAAACATTCATTCCCTTCGATTGTTCTCTAGGGAAATTGCTTTAGTACTGCTATTTTTGTGCTCCATTTCTCACCATGCCTGTAAAAAACACTCCCAGTATAAAATCGCACATCCTCATTGAAGGCGCACGCGTACACAATCTGAAAAACGTATCGGTTGCCGTGCCGCGCAATAAGTTGGTGGTGGTAACGGGCTTATCGGGATCGGGAAAATCGAGTCTGGCTTTTGACACGCTCTACGCTGAGGGTCAACGCCGCTATGTGGAGAGTTTATCATCCTACGCCCGCCAGTTTTTGGGTCGGCTCGACAAACCGGAGGTGGACAACATTCGCGGTATTTCGCCGGCAGTGGCCATTGAGCAGAAAGTGATTTCGCGCAATCCACGCTCTACGGTTGGAACGGTGACCGAGATTTACGATTATTTAAAACTACTTTTTGCACGCGCCGGAAAAACCTATTCGCCCATTAGCGGCAAGGAAGTAAAAAAAGAAAGCGTGAGCGATGTGGTGGACTACGTTAAACAACTGCCACAAGGCACCCGTGTGATTCTGTACGCACCACTCATTCGCAAAAACGACCGCACGCATCAGAAGCAATTGGAGTTACTGATGCAACAAGGTTTCACCCGTGTGGAAGTGA from Flavobacteriales bacterium encodes the following:
- a CDS encoding TonB-dependent receptor, whose translation is MRTLIFTCIIPLIALLSPGDVAAQEKFTLSGYVKDASTGEYMMAANVYVKELAKGTTTNAYGFYSITLPKGNYTLKFSFIGFDDQEKSISLNADTKLNLELQPASTTIDEVEVTARGSDENTKSTDMGRMGIEVEKIKTLPAFMGEVDVLKTIQLLPGVQSAGEGNSGFYVRGGGPDQNLILLDEAVVYNASHLFGFFSVFNADAVKNVELYKGSMPANYGGRLASVVDVNMKEGNSKKFEVDGGIGLISSRLTLQGPIKKDTSSFIISARRTYIDVLMKPFIKETSPFNGTGYYFYDLNMKMNYRFNDKDRLFLSGYFGRDVFNYSNKKAGFNVKIPWGNSTATVRWNHLFNNKLFMNFSAVYSQYQFEFAAAQDDFEFALFSGITDWNGKLDFFYQPNPRHSIKFGAFYTFHTFVPSSATAKQGDLVFDTGGRVKLFAHESALYFNDDFDITEELRMSVGLRYSLFNQVGPFTRYVKDPTLGTTSDTITYNRGESVALYHGPEPRASLRYTLNKVSSLKAAYTRNLQYIHLASLSAVSLPTDVWVPSTDRVKPQIGNQYSIGYFRNLHKNDYETSVE